gaagacatggacacatggagacatggacacatggagacatggacacatggacacatggacacatggagacatggagacatggagacatggagacatggacacatggacacatgaagacatggagacatggacacatggagacatggacacatggacacatggagacatggacacatggagacatggagacatggacacatggacacatggacacatgaagacatggacacatggagacatggagacatggacacatggagacatggagacatggacacatggagacatggacacatggagacatggagacatggacacatggagacatggacacatggacacatgaagacatggacacatggagacatggacacatggagacatggacacatggagacatggagacatggacacatggacacatggagacatggacacatggacacatggacacatggagacatggacacatggacacatgaagacatggacacatggagacatggacacatggagacatggacacatggacacatgaagacatggacacatggagacatggacacatggacacatggacacatggagacatggagacatggagacatggacacatggagacatggacacatggacacatggagacatggagacatggagacatggacacatggacacatgaagacatggacacatggagacatggacacatggagacatcgacacatggacacatgaagacatggacacatggagacatggacacatggacacatggacacatggagacatggagacatggagacatggacacatggagacatggacacatggacacatggagacatggagacatggagacatggacacatggacacatgaagacatggacacatggagacatggacacatggagacatggacacatggacacatggacacatggagacatggagacatggagacatggacacatggagacatggacacatggacacatggagacatggagacatggagacatggacacatggacacatgaagacatggacacatggagacatggacacatggagacatggacacatggacacatgaagacatggacacatgaagacatggacacatggagacatggacacatggagacatcgacacatggacacatgaagacatggacacatggagacatggacacatggacacatggacacatggagacatggagacatggagacatggacacatggagacatggacacatggacacatggagacatggagacatggagacatggacacatggacacatgaagacatggacacatggagacatggacacatggagacatggacacatggacacatggacacatggacacatggagacatggacacatggagacatggagacatggacacatggacacatggacacatgaagacatggacacatggagacatggacacatggagacatggacacatggagacatggacacatggacacatggagacatggacacatggagacatggagacatggacacatggacacatgaagacatggacacatggacacatggagacatggacacatggacacatgaagacatggacacatggagacatggacacatggagacatggacacatggacacatgaagacatggacacatggagacatggacacatggacacatggacacatggagacatggagacatggagacatggacacatggagacatggacacatggacacatggagacatggagacatggagacatggacacatggacacatgaagacatggacacatggagacatggacacatggagacatcgacacatggacacatgaagacatggacacatggagacatggacacatggacacatggacacatggagacatggagacatggagacatggacacatggagacatggacacatggacacatggagacatggagacatggagacatggacacatggacacatgaagacatggacacatggagacatggacacatggagacatggacacatggacacatggacacatggacacatggagacatggacacatggagacatggagacatggacacatggacacatggacacatgaagacatggacacatggagacatggacacatggagacatggacacatggagacatggacacatggacacatggagacatggacacatggagacatggagacatggacacatggacacatgaagacatggacacatggacacatggagacatggacacatggacacatgaagacatggacacatggagacatggacacatggagacatggacacatggacacatgaagacatggagacatggagacatggagacatggagacatggagacctggagacatggagacatggagacatggagacctggagacatggagacatggagacatggagacatggagacatggagacatggagacctggagacatggagacatggagacatggagacatggacacatgaagacatggacacatggagacatggacacatggagacatggacacatggacacatggagacatggacacatggacacatggacacatggagacatggacacatggacacatggagacatggagacatggagacatggagacatggacacatgaagacatggacacatggacacatggagacatggacacatggacacatggagacatggacacatggagacatggacacatggacacatggacacatggacacatggagacatggagggaCCGCCTGGTCTAACGCTCAGTTATTTATGGTTCTTCGGTCAGTTACTTCAGTCACTTAGTTTGTGAGTTACTTATTTAGGCAGTTTGTTAGTAAGTTACTTATTTACTTAGTTACTTACTTGGCCagttatttagttatttacATAGTCGGTCGGTCGGTCCTGTAGTTCCGTCCTCTCCTCAGTGAAGAACTCCTGGCGCTCTGTTCTGCTCCCTGTGGAAtccctcctcctggctcctctgAGAACAGGATCCAGTGGCTCTCCAGATCCAGTCCAGAACCTGTTTGCCTTCAGagctcctgcttctcctccagatgttctcACCTCCTGGTCTGCTGCTGATCTGTAACCTGCAGCCCGGCGTTCTGCGTCTGCAGGGACGCTGCAGCCGGTGTCGCCATGGCGATGGCTGTTCTCCATCCTGGTCCCGCTGGTGCTGACGGTCCGAGCGCTGAAGAGACGCAGCCTGGACCGCTCAGGAGCTCTGGGAGGTGAGTGATGACGATCCTGAGATCCACTGGGATCAAATGAATCCACTGGGATCTACTGTCCCTGTGATCTCTAGCATTATCATGAGCTGGTGGCTGACTTGTCGCTGAACTGCATGCTGGGTAGAGCTCGGCGTTGAATTCAGGGAAATgtagaaaacactgaagtgacGTTTTCTGAGAAATCCTGCGGGAGACAAGAGAGCGATGCTGGGAGGACAGAGCGCCGCTTTGTTCACCGCGGAGCCGGTTCCTCCGCCGGTTCCTCCGCCGGTTCCTCCGCCGGTTCCTCCGCCGCtgacgtccccccccccccccccccctcagccctGCTGGTGGGCTTCGTGCTGACCATGGCCAACTACAGCTTCTTCTCCGCCCTGCTGGCCttcttcatcacctcctcccGGCTGACGCGCTGGGGCGgcgagcagaagaagaagatcgaCGCCGACTACAAGGAAGGTGGGCTGTCCTCCACAccgtcaccccttcaccccgtcaccccgtcaccccttcaccccgtcaccccttcaccccgACCCGGACCGCAGAGCAGTAGATCAAATAGAACACAGTAGAACAGAATCACATAGAAGACGAGAGAACATGAACAGAACGTAAACCAGCTGGAAAATATGGAATGGATTCAGGATAGAAACAAATTCActaaactacacacacacacacacacacacacacacacacacacacacacacacacacacacacacacacacacacacacacacacacacacacacacacacacacacacagagtgaatcACTCGACAGTTGCTGCACTTGTTCTTCACGGGGAATATTCTGAATGTATTGACAGGAACCTCGGTTCTGTCTTCAACTGAGAACCTCAGAACCCAGAAACACagaacatcagtgtgtgtgtgtgtgtgtgtgtgtgtaggaggccAGAGGAACTGGGTCCAGGTTCTGTGTAATGGAGGAGTTCCCACCGAGCTGGCACTGCTCTACATGATCGAAGTGAGGCCGcccgtcctccacctgtcctccacccatcctcctccagtcctccacctgtcctccgcCCGTCCTCCGCCCATCCTCCGCCCGTCCCCTGcccgtcctccacccgtcctcccccgtcctctccctatcctccacccgtcctctccctatcctccacccgtcctcccccatcctccacccgtcctccacccgtcctctgcccatcctccacccgtcctctgCCCGTCCTCTCCCTATCCTCTCCCtatcctccacccgtcctctgcccatcctccacccgtcctccacccgtcctccacccgtcctccacccgtcctctgCCCGTCCTCTCCCtatcctccacccgtcctccacccgtcctctgcccatcctccacccgtcctctgCCCGTCCTCTCCCtatcctccacccgtcctccacccgtcctccacccgtcctccacccgtcctccacccgtcctctgCCCGTCCTCTCCCtatcctccacccgtcctccacccgtcctctgcccatcctccacccgtcctctgCCCGTCCTCTCCCtatcctccacccgtcctcccccgtcctccgcCCGTCCTGACGGTGGGTGTGTCTTGCCGTCGGCAGGCGGGGCCGGGGGAAATCCCCGTGGACTTCAGCAGGCAGTACTCGGCGTCCTGGATGTGTCTGTCCCTGCTGGGCTCGCTGGCCTGCAGCGCCGGAGACACCTGGGCCTCGGAGGTGGGGCCCGTCCTCAGCCAATCGCGGCCCAGGCTCATCACCACCTGGGAGGAAGTGCCGGCAGGTAAGACGGCACTTCCTGCTTACTGTGAGAGGCctccgtgacctctgaccccacgGCTTTACGGGTGTCCTCCGTCTCGTCCCCCGTCAGGCACTAACGGCGGCGTGACGGCGGTCGGGCTGCTGGCCAGCTTCCTGGGGGGCGCGGTGGTGGGCGGGGCCTACTTGGTGACGCAGCTGCTGACGGTGGGCgagctgcagggggcggggccgcagTGGCCCCTGGTGGTGTACGGGGGCGTGGCCGGGCTGCTGGGCTCCATGCTGGACTCCTTCCTGGGCGCCCACATGCAGTATTCAGGTAGGAAGCCATCTACCAATCGGACGCGTCGGAGCCGAAGCCCCGCCTCACGGCGTCCGTCTCCGCAGGCTTCGACTCCAGCATCGGGAAGGTGGTGAGCTACGAGTCGGCCACCACCCGCCGCATCTGCGGCAAGCCCATCCTGGACAACAACGCCGTCAACCTCTTCTCCTCCGTGCTGGTGGCGCTGGTCCTGCCCGGGCTGGCGtggggggcgtggcctcggtAGGCCGCCGCCTtcgctctgattggtcaaaccGCAACCGACGGCAGCGAGCAGACAGAAAATCGGACGAGAGGGAGGGAGCAAAAGAAGAGCTTTGTCCATCTCAATTTCACATGAaagttcttttattttgaaaatctcagacacaaacagaagaaatgctTCGTTATGAGAATAAAGTTGCTGTTTTGAAATTTTGCTCAAATATTTTTCGGGCGGTTCCAGGGAAGAtttcttgtgaaatattttttttgaaaaaaaattgtaaagaaaagagaataaaGCTGTCaaagttaaaacattttgaattgaaTCAGTCTGAACAAACTCAGCATATTTCAGCACGGTGTGTATTTTGTAAGCTTGAAGTCTTTTATTGTTAAAGGTGCAGAATGTTCAGAAGCCGGCCTGGTTCCTGTGAGCCACTCGGGGGAGGTTATCAAAATAAGGTCCATTTATTCTGAAAAGAAGTCAGTTTGATTGCAGAATTCAAAGTTTACATTTACGCTGCAGCAGATCCATCAACACCAGCTAGCCTCCTGCAGCACCGCCTGGAGCCACcgggtggtgcagtgagtccgCTTCACCCGGGTCCTCAAGATCAAAGGACGGAAATCCTGAAGAAAGATTCTGGAAGTAGCCAAGATGAAGGCAGCTGGCTAACCGGCTAACCAGCTAAACGGCTAACCGGCTAACTGGCTAACCAGCTAAACGGCTAACCGGCTAACTGGCTAACCAGCTAAACGGCTAACCGGCTAACCGGCTAACTGTCTAACCAGCTAACTGGCTAACCGACTAACTGGCTAACCAGCTAAACGGCTAACTGGCTAACCGGCTAACCAGCTAAACGGCTAACTGGCTAACCAGCTAACTGGCTAACCGACTAACTGGCTAACCAGCTAAACGGCTAACTGGCTAACCAGCTAACTGGCTAACCGACTAACTGGCTAACCAGCTAAACGGCTAACTGGCTAACCGACTAACCAACAAACTGGCTAACCGGCTAACTAGCTAACCAGTGAACCCTGTTATCCAGTCAACCAGCTTTACAGCTAATCACAGCTGGCTCAGTGTCGTAGCTAAGGtggagctgagggtggagctgtgggtggGGCTGAGGTGGGGCTGaggtggagctgtgggtggagctgtgggtggggctgaggtggagctgtgggtggggctgaggtggagctgtgggtggagctgtgggtggagctgctaCTGTTTccagtctcagtctgtctctccttctgtccaaactggattttaattaaaagtgtctttaatttaatgattgtaggtttgtttttgtttttttgcttcgGTGCTTTCAGGAacaggagggggcggagctccaGCTCACAGGGGGCGGAGCTCCAACTCAGAGTCTGTTGTGATTGGATGAGCCGTCCGTCCAGGTCACAGCTGGTCTTTGTAGAATCCAAGTTTAGCCAAAGACATTTCTCTCCGGAGCTGCATGACCTCCCAGAACATCTGCTCCACTACACAACGACACAACAGGGTTAAACAACcagacagggtgtgtgtgtgtgtgtgtgtgtgtgtgtgtgtgtgtatgtgtgtgtgtgtgtgtgtgtgtgtgtgtgtgtgtgtgtgtgtgtcctcaccgtcctgctgcttcaccagtcCCTGGTGGATGTAACGGATGTAGGTGAAGAAGTTACAAACGACGGTGATCTGAAGGAAGCAGGCAGCAGAACATCAGAGAACCCCATGCAgtgttcactgtgtgtgtgtgtgtgtgtgtgtgtgtgtgtgtgtgtgttggtactCACTCTGTATCTGCAGTACGGAGACACGTAGTAATAACTGGACGAGTCTCCAAACTTGATTCTGTGCTTACAGGTTTTTGTCTGACCACTCAGGGCACACTTCCTGTCAGGAGGAAAATCAGGAAGTCACAggttcacttcctgtcaggaggAAAATCAGGAAGTCACAggttcacttcctgtcaggaggAAAATCAGGAAGTCACAggttcacttcctgtcaggagcAGGAAGTCACAGTTTGAGGGGTCACTGAATGGAGCCATGGACTAAAACTTCTGGATGAACCCCCTTTACCCCGACATCTGGACCAGACCCCCCATTCCAGACCCCTCTAGCGGCCTTCCAGTGGGAAGACCGCTGTAGACCCCTGGTCCCTAACCCGGACATCCGAGCCCACGGTAGACCTGAGAGTGTGTCAGTGCGTCTCACTTTGGTCCTCCACACTCCACCGCCGACGCTTTGACCACCGGCAGCGGCTGGAAGCCCACCGGCTCCACGCTCAGGGTGTTCTGCTCCACCGCCTCCAAGATGGCCGACCCcaactgaggaggaggaggaggaagagtgaggCCATCAGAATGAagggggaggggtgtgtgtgtgtgtgtgtgtgtgtgtgtgtgtacctcacTCTTGCTGAAGGTCAAACAGGGGTAGATGTCCTCTCTGTAGACCCGgtccaggaagctgcagcttcgCTCCAGAGTCGGGTCTTCCTTCCAGGTCCTGAACTCACTGAACAGCTGAGAGTCCACCTGGGGGGACAAGACAGGCTGAGACCCGGGTCCTCCAGGGCCTCTCAGTCTCACTGAGACCGAGGTCCTTCATGTCTCAGTTCCAGGCAGGGTCCCTGGTCTGGGTGGGGTCTTGGTTCTGGGTAGGGTCTCTGGTCTGAGTGGGGTCTTGGTTCTGGGTAGGGTCTCTGGTCTGGGCAGAATCTTGGTTCCGGGCGAGGTCTCTGGTCTGGgccagagtcctgcacgggtccaattttcaagacccgCCCCAGCCCGACCCGGGGACGTACAAACCCGCAACCGAACCGCAAACTCGCGCATCAGCCCGATGAGTACCGCGACCCGATCCGACCCGTTGAAACccgacccgcagcccgacccgcagcccgaccgGCAGCCCGACCCGGAACCCGACCCGGAACccgacccgcagcccgacccggAACCCGAACCGCAGCccgacccgcagcccgacccgcagcccgacccggAACCCGACCCGGAACCCGACCCGGAACCCGACCCGGAACCCGACCCGAAACCCGACCCGGAACccgacccgcagcccgacccgcagcccgacccggaacccgacccgcagcccgacccggAGCccgacccgcagcccgacccggaacccgacccgcagcccgacccgcagcccgacccggAACCCGACCCGGAACccgacccgcagcccgacccggAACCCGTATTTAAAGCCCTCATGTTGGGCCACAGTGTCTGCATCATGCAGCACTTCGCCACAGTTCAGCTGCCAGCGACTAAACAACACCTGAAGGAAGCAGCTGGACTTCAGTCCTGAAtcatcccccctgctgttcttctgccacacaactggaaaaacactggtttgttacgtttaatgcttttaaactttgAATCTCTTAAAGGGAACTTTAGTGTGTAACAGACTGACTTTCTGTCGTTCAGCAGCTACGAGCTGAGACATGTTTAGAATCCatggaggagaaaagtaatccatcagggaaacacgGTGATGTCTGAACACTTCAGGAACTTTACAAAGTGATAGTTCtacgttttatccatttatttctcaaatatctaaatatcaatcaatcaatcaatcaatttatttttgtatagcccagcaTCACAACtgacagctgcctcagaggcttcaagatgttacattggtcggtaaagtaaaaacagtgaataagcataatggtaatatgtcaatatttacagtaacaagACAGaatgaagcaaccaccgccttcgaccctcacatccggcaagaaaacactccagaaacccagtgggagaagaagagatcttggggagaaccacagtctggagggatccctctcccagggacggacagctttggcaacagctagcatgagacaataagaagtaaagcctaggacaatgttgaggacagtccgttggactaAATAGCTAGTAACTGTTTGGAAGTGGCGCCTGTCAGACGGCGGCAGAccgtttgatgctctcgtccaatcacaaaCTGTGTTATTAGATGGTGAAACGCGATgaaacagctgagccaatgactgTGACAggaagcgaccctcagagagtaaataatgaccaagACAGTTTTCTGCACTTTGCTCAACTGACTGAAGCCCGGGactggaagcagcagagcggcggcgctgcagacggTCGCAGCAGACGGGTCACGTCACAacgcttttattttatttattattttatattgattctcatGAGTCAATCTGCAACCCGCGACCCGACCCGCAAGATATTTTTCCCACCCAGATCCGAAcccgagaaaaaaaagcttttaaaaaccacccgcaaatcagctgtttttgcgggTACCCGACCCGGTGCAGGACTCTGGTCTGGGCAGAGTCTCAGTTCCCGGGGAGGTCTCTGGTCTGGGTGGGGTCTCGGTTCTGGCCGGGGTCTCTGGTCTGGGCGGGGTCTCGGCTCCAGGTGGGGTCTCGGTTCCGGGGGGGTCCCGGTTCCGGGCGGTTCTCACCTCTCTGCACTCCCGGACCAGGGGCTGAGTGGCCGCCGGGTCGGGCTGCGTCCCCATGATGGCGGACGAGGTGCTCTTGTTCCTGCTGTGGCCCCTCCTGAACGGGGTCTTCCCGGCCCCCGCAGACGGCAGCTCGCCCACGGGGGAGGTGGGCGAGGACAGGACCAGGGTCTTCAGGGCCTGCACCTCCGCCTGGAGGACATCAATCTGAAGACGCAGGGACACAGTACAAGTCCAACATACTGAGCTAGCAGACAGCGGACATGCAGCTAAAATACAGCTAGCACACCGTGAGCACACTGCTAGCATACCGCTAAAATACAGCTAGCATACAGCTAATATACTGCTAACATGCAGCTAGCATGCTTTTAACATCTGCTAACATACAGCTAGCACACCGCCAACATACAGCTAACACACTACAGCTAGCATCAGGTTTGCGGGCGTCACGCTCCGGTACTCCAGATGTTCTCCTCTCGGTCTGAGTcgccctgcagctccacctggtggCCTGATGGCTGAACTGCAGCCTCAGCCTCACTTCAAAATACCGTCAAACTCCGTCCAGACGCGCCTCCTCTCAGGAGCGGAGTGGGTtctggactggacctggttctggactggatgTGGTtctggactggacctggttctggactggatgTGGTtctggactggacctggttctggacCGGATGTGGTGAGAGTGCAGAGCGGTCACCTTTCCCAGagcctccttcagctgcttctcagcGTTGGCTTGTTTGACGTTCGCCTCTCTGACCATCTGATGGGCTTCCTGGAAACAGAGACAGGGGTCAGGAGTGAAACGGACCGAGTGGTCCATGGAGGGTCCGAGTGGTCAACGGAGTGTCCGACTGGTCAACAGAGGGTCCGAGTGGTCAACATCGGGACCGAAGGGTCAACAGAGGGTTCGACTGGTCAACAGAGGGTCCGAAGGGTCAACAGAGGGACCGAAGGGTCAACAGAGGGTCCAATTGGTCAACAGAGGGTCCGAAGGGTCAACAGAGGGACCGGAGGGTCAACAGAGGGACCGGAGGGTCAACAGAGGGTTTGACTGGTCAACAGAGGGTCCGACTGGTCAACAGAGGGACCGACTGGTCAACAGA
The sequence above is drawn from the Salarias fasciatus chromosome 17, fSalaFa1.1, whole genome shotgun sequence genome and encodes:
- the tmem19 gene encoding transmembrane protein 19, whose product is MDSDLDVLMKDSVKMMTDMIVLCATLALSLFFWVVSLVMSSLSGTLQPVSPWRWLFSILVPLVLTVRALKRRSLDRSGALGALLVGFVLTMANYSFFSALLAFFITSSRLTRWGGEQKKKIDADYKEGGQRNWVQVLCNGGVPTELALLYMIEAGPGEIPVDFSRQYSASWMCLSLLGSLACSAGDTWASEVGPVLSQSRPRLITTWEEVPAGTNGGVTAVGLLASFLGGAVVGGAYLVTQLLTVGELQGAGPQWPLVVYGGVAGLLGSMLDSFLGAHMQYSGFDSSIGKVVSYESATTRRICGKPILDNNAVNLFSSVLVALVLPGLAWGAWPR
- the rab3ip gene encoding rab-3A-interacting protein, with the protein product MACSSAPTDAETLEGFQEVNLASPTTPDLQNQAEQQRPPPRHSAPPTTLYRTHSLGAPPAGLQADRLPTQPVYSTPRLSHNGSVPGLEAESVDGGPGDGDGDECGALSDGLSRLCSPSVMEVREKGCERLKEELAKAQRDLLLKDEECDRLSKVRDQLSLELEELTASLFQEAHQMVREANVKQANAEKQLKEALGKIDVLQAEVQALKTLVLSSPTSPVGELPSAGAGKTPFRRGHSRNKSTSSAIMGTQPDPAATQPLVRECREVDSQLFSEFRTWKEDPTLERSCSFLDRVYREDIYPCLTFSKSELGSAILEAVEQNTLSVEPVGFQPLPVVKASAVECGGPKKCALSGQTKTCKHRIKFGDSSSYYYVSPYCRYRITVVCNFFTYIRYIHQGLVKQQDVEQMFWEVMQLRREMSLAKLGFYKDQL